From Hydra vulgaris chromosome 15, alternate assembly HydraT2T_AEP, one genomic window encodes:
- the LOC136091722 gene encoding uncharacterized protein LOC136091722: protein MVLNNLRNRYCCVCKKRGESIGSKKVFEIKNENMIDKVAYHFKLDRINLIHDQIMCYKHLKSLNKAGFFLDKNINVISNNTLVEDNSNDESNPNIVLENYDHFDSRSTDKGSEEFENVDDNDDNDYCNKSIEKKKINIEIDRISNSHGYCFICKSESGSTPFSKISNEGIIDVFIKTNIFIPIDSRCCKFHLTDSKWLKDEYLNNISSFKNSVNLNKTMIQDLFKSFRSRDSKTASIFAKFSEINNVTTEFCFQNTGFTKDEFLYLVSELKTIKNSFKRSKEQALAVYLFWLKTGLDQNSIACYFGLSCRSKVQKYCHQIKTSLSADFVEKNLGAKSQSRKDWLLNNTDMIKDLFDLKEEQLAIIADGTYLFCEKSSNNTLQRKLYSGQKKRHLVKPFVVCTANGFIIDVYGPFAATMNDATILSNILKTKNDIRELVEPNDLFILDRGFRDIVDELKTTYKVFTKMPTCSKSQLTSLQANHTRFVTKCKWVIEAVNGTFKQSFKSLEKTRNTMLPHIMTDVRIAASLINCFHVKYISDKKDGKDIAILMKIKINFKDDLESYILNTKNKSKKHFEPIDALDLNDFPKFSIDDMRKYITFGSYQIKQSYSYLAEHLNKNGIYIILIDKNIQQVQNYKLISAEIQSRHSNATKYRLYIKYLPNIDSPESVLSWACGCFSGLRTCGCCSHIASIILYLCCGKYLEKLPNPGSRLMFFL, encoded by the coding sequence atggTATTAAATAATCTTAGAAATAGATATTGTTGTGTTTGTAAAAAGAGAGGTGAAAGTATTggctcaaaaaaagtttttgaaattaaaaatgaaaatatgataGATAAAGTTGCATATCATTTTAAACTTGATCGAATAAATCTTATACATGATCAGATAATGTGTTACAAGCACTTAAAATCTTTGAACAAAGCCGggttttttcttgataaaaatataaatgtcattTCTAACAATACACTTGTTGAAGATAATTCTAATGATGAGTCAAATCCTAATATTGTTCTTGAAAACTATGATCATTTCGATTCTAGGAGTACTGATAAGGGTTCTGAAGAGTTCGAGAATGTCGATGACAACGATGACAATGATTATTGCAATAAAtctattgaaaagaaaaagatcAATATAGAAATCGATAGAATTTCAAATTCACATGGTTactgttttatttgtaaatctGAATCTGGTTCGACTCCatttagtaaaatatcaaatgaagggataattgatgtttttattaaaacaaatatatttatacctaTTGATAGTAGGTGTTGTAAGTTTCATTTGACAGACAGTAAGTGGCTTAaagatgaatatttaaataatatttcatctTTCAAAAACTCcgtaaacttaaataaaacaatgatacaagatttatttaaaagttttcggTCTAGAGATTCAAAAACTGCAtctatatttgcaaaatttagcgAAATAAATAACGTaacaactgagttttgtttCCAAAATACCGGTTTTaccaaagatgaatttttatatttggtaagtgaattaaaaacaatcaaaaactcTTTCAAACGTTCGAAAGAGCAAGCTCTTGCCGTTTATCTCTTTTGGTTAAAGACTGGTCTTGATCAAAATTCAATTGCGTGTTATTTTGGTTTGTCGTGTCGGTCAAAGGTTCAAAAGTATTGCCATCAGATAAAAACCTCACTTAGTGCTGATTTTGTTGAAAAGAATTTAGGAGCAAAATCACAATCACGAAAAGATTGGCTCTTAAATAACACAGACATGATCAAAGATTTGTTTGACTTAAAAGAAGAACAGCTAGCAATTATAGCCGATGGTACTTATCTATTCTGTGAAAAAAGTTCTAATAATACTTTACAACGAAAACTGTACAGTGggcaaaaaaaaagacatttagttAAGCCTTTTGTAGTATGCACTGCAAATGGTTTTATTATTGATGTTTATGGACCTTTTGCTGCAACTATGAATGACGCAACtatattaagtaatattttaaaaaccaaaaacgATATAAGAGAACTAGTTGAGCCCAATGATTTATTCATTTTAGATAGAGGTTTTAGAGATATCGTTGATGAATTGAAAACTACATATAAAGTGTTTACGAAGATGCCAACTTGTTCTAAAAGTCAGTTAACTAGTTTACAAGCGAACCATACTAGGTTTGTTACAAAATGCAAATGGGTTATCGAGGCTGTTAATGGTAcatttaaacaatcttttaaatctttggAAAAAACAAGGAATACAATGCTTCCTCATATAATGACTGATGTTAGAATAGCTGCCTCTTTGATTAACTGTTttcatgtaaaatatatatccGATAAAAAAGACGGTAAAGATATTGCAATtctaatgaaaattaaaattaatttcaaagatGATTTGGAATCATATATTttgaacacaaaaaataaaagtaaaaagcatTTTGAACCAATCGACGCGTTAGATTTAAACGATTTCCCAAAGTTTTCTATAGATGATATGCGAAAATACATCACATTTGGTAGCTatcaaataaagcaaagttACAGTTATCTAGcagaacatttaaataaaaatggaatatatattattttgattgataaaaatattcaacaagttcaaaattataaattgatttcCGCTGAAATTCAGTCAAGACATTCAAACGCGACTAAGTATaggttatatattaaatacttgcCAAATATCGATAGTCCAGAATCAGTATTGTCTTGGGCATGCGGGTGTTTTTCTGGTTTAAGAACTTGTGGTTGTTGTAGTCACATTGCTAGCATTATACTTTATTTGTGTTGTGGAAAGTATTTAGAAAAACTTCCTAATCCAGGCTCAAgacttatgtttttcttataa